CCGTCGAGCCGATCGTCACGACGTCGGTGCCCACGTCGTCGCTCTGGATCACGCGGGCGTTGCGCAACATCTTTTCAAGGGTGATGATGCGCCCCTCGATGAAGGCTTGCTCGTTTTTGGCGTTCTCGTACTCCGAATTTTCGCTGAGATCGCCATAGCTGATCGCCGTTTTGATCCGTTCGGCCACCTCGCGCCGCTTGACCGACTTGAGGTACTCCAGCTCCTCCTCCAGTTTTTTCAGCCCGTCGGGCGTCAGGATCACTTCTTTTTCGGACATCGGACCATTCCCCCGTTGCGTTAAGAATTTCCATAAGGATTATATGTTACGGTGGTGAAGGCCATTCGGTTCGCGACGCCCTTTCGCGCCGCCCCCACCCACACTT
The sequence above is drawn from the Calditerricola satsumensis genome and encodes:
- the greA gene encoding transcription elongation factor GreA — protein: MSEKEVILTPDGLKKLEEELEYLKSVKRREVAERIKTAISYGDLSENSEYENAKNEQAFIEGRIITLEKMLRNARVIQSDDVGTDVVTIGSTVKLRDLEFDEIVEYTIVGSAESDPMANKISNESPVGKALLGKPKGAIVEVQAPAGTIQYEIVDIKK